AGAAGAAATAAAACTCACACAATACTCTCACGGAGCGGGCTGCGGCTGTAAAATATCTCCTGCGGTACTAGATGTTATCTTAAAAGGTAATATATCTATGCCAGATAATGACAAACTAATAGTAGGAAATCACAGTAGAGATGATGCGGCAGTTTTAGATTTAGGAAACGGTACAGCTCTTATCTCTACCACAGATTTTTTTATGCCGATAGTGGATGACCCTTATAATTTCGGAAGAATAGCCTCTGCAAATGCTATTTCGGATGTTTATGCCATGGGCGGCAAACCTGTTTTAGCGATTGCTATTTTGGGCTGGCCCATTAATAAACTTTCGCCCGAAGTTGCTCAAAAAGTCATAGACGGAAGCAGAAGTATTTGTAAAGAAGCTGGTATATCTCTTGGAGGTGGTCATAGTATAGACTCTCCTGAGCCTATTTTTGGTTTAGCAGTAAACGGAATTGTAGACATCAAAAACATCAAACAAAACAACAAGGCACAGGTTGGTGATGTACTATTCCTGACAAAGCCAATTGGCGTTGGAATATTAACTACAGCAGAGAAGAAAGCTATTCTTAAACCAGAACACAAAAACTTAGCGGCGAATCAAATGATGCAGCTAAATAAAATAGGCGAAGTTTTAGGTCAAATGGACGCAGTTTCGGCCATTACAGATGTCACTGGTTTTGGTCTTTTAGGTCACCTTACAGAAATGGCTGAGGGTAGTGGCTTAAGTGCAGAAGTGCATTTTGACAAAGTGCCGCTTATTGCACCAGAAATAATAGATTACATTAATGCAGGAGCTGTACCAGGTGGTACCAATAGAAACTGGGACAGCTATGGCTCTAAAATCAGTGCCGTAACCGAACTTCAAAAAGCAATTTTAGCAGACCCACAAACCAGTGGAGGACTCTTAGTGGCTGTCAATAAATCCTCTATAACCGAATTCCAAAACATTTTAAAAGCAAATGGATTAGAGAAATTCATTGAGCCTATTGGAAGTTTTGCTGAACAAAAGGATAAAATGGTTTACATCAGCTAAACACAAAAAAGACGGCCAAGGCCGTCTTTTTTCTTATACTTCAAGATGGAGTTACCATTTGGCAACTACATTATTTATGTCGTCTTTCGTTTTTCCCAGTTTTACTTCTAGTCTACCTAAAAGTTCATCTTCTTTTCCTTCTT
This sequence is a window from Arcticibacterium luteifluviistationis. Protein-coding genes within it:
- the selD gene encoding selenide, water dikinase SelD; this translates as MEEEIKLTQYSHGAGCGCKISPAVLDVILKGNISMPDNDKLIVGNHSRDDAAVLDLGNGTALISTTDFFMPIVDDPYNFGRIASANAISDVYAMGGKPVLAIAILGWPINKLSPEVAQKVIDGSRSICKEAGISLGGGHSIDSPEPIFGLAVNGIVDIKNIKQNNKAQVGDVLFLTKPIGVGILTTAEKKAILKPEHKNLAANQMMQLNKIGEVLGQMDAVSAITDVTGFGLLGHLTEMAEGSGLSAEVHFDKVPLIAPEIIDYINAGAVPGGTNRNWDSYGSKISAVTELQKAILADPQTSGGLLVAVNKSSITEFQNILKANGLEKFIEPIGSFAEQKDKMVYIS